From the genome of Mucilaginibacter paludis DSM 18603:
AAATGGAGTACAAAGGCTGGCCGACGGTTATTTTTTTGCCGGTTGTACGTATAAAAAGCCGCTGTATCCGTCCGGCTATCCGGGCACTCAATTCTTCCGCGGTGTTTTCGTTGGTGCTTACTGTTCCTGTCAGCGTTTTTTCATCGCCCACATTTTCTTCCCGCACCGTGTCAGTTTGTATTCCAGCTAATTGAATCTGGGTAGCGGTTAGCGTGATCTTGTTCATCGCGATGCCCTGATCGCTCGTTACTTCCATTTTAATCAGCTTCATACCACATATAGGGCAATTGCCGGGATGGTCCAGATGAACCTGGGGATGCATGGAACAGGTATAATACGACGCGCCTTGCTCAATAGCTGCTTGCCCGGTTTTTTGTTTACAGGCGATGGTAATCATCATCAACCCAAAGATGAATGATAGCCGGAGTGTTTTTAGGTATATAGAATATTTATTGAAGTTGATCATGGCTTTTGTGTTTTAATAAAACTTTCGCTATCCGTAAGATACTGTGCGTTTGATGCCAGGCTGTCGGTAGCTGATAAGCCGCCGGTAATTTGTATAGCCGTATCGGTAATCCTTCCGGCATTAACCTGGTGCGCCTGGTATAGAGGTCCGTTTTTGAGCCATACCACCTGCGTACGGCCCAAATTAAGCAGGGCCGACCGGGGGATCCACAAGCCCTTTGCCGTGCCGGTTTTAATTTGAGCTTTAACCAGGCTATTCACCATTAACTGATGATCCATGTTATCAAGATAAACGCGGATAGCCACAGTTTTTTCGCCTGACTTTAAAAATGGGTCAATAAAATTAACCTTGCCGTATAATGTTTTGCCGGGCACATCGGGCAAGGTGATTTTTACCTGCTGATTTAATTTTAAACCCGCTACGGCAGATTGATCCACTTTAATAACTGCCCATAAACGGTGCGGGTTAACCACATTAAACAGTACTTGTCCTTTTTCAACATACATACCTTCTTTAATGGATAAGGGCAAGTTGTTGGCATAATCAGATGCCGGTTTGGCTTCTGCCGGGCCTGCCATCTGGCTATGGGGGGCATCATGGATGTGCCCGCTGTAAGGACTGTAAACAGGCAGACTATAAAATGGCTTCCCGGTTTTAATGATATGCTTAAGCTGTGCATCGGTTATGCCGAGCAGGTATAATTTTTGCCTTGCCGAATTGATCAACCCTGTTTCCTGCGGCGAGTGTGTGGTTACGTAAATCAGGTCCTGTTGCGCGGTTACCATATCAGGGCTGTAAATTTCAAAAATTCGCTGGCCCTGGCGGATCTCCTGGAAAGCATATTTAAGGTATAGCTTTTCTATACGGCCCGAAAAATGCGAAGCGATATTGTTAAATGTGCGGGTATCAAAATCCAAATACCCATCAGCTTTAATTTCTGTTGATACTTCCTTCTGCTCAGGCAAAATGGCTGCTATTGTAGATATAACCGACGAGTTTACCGGCTGCAAAACTGTATTTAAACTAATGCCCGAACCCTCGCTGGCCTGGCCTGTTTTTTTAACCAGCGTCATCCCGCATATCGGGCAACTGCCCGGATGATCTTCCGCTATCTGCGGATGCATAGGGCAGGTATATTTTATTTCGCTTTGCGCCTGTACTACTGCAGGCTTTTTATGCTGATCGGAGCAGGAACTGATCAGTATTGTACTGAGCAGCAAGGCGGTTAAAAGGATCCTAATCGTTTTCATTTGATAATTTTTTTGGCGATAATCTTGGTAAGGCTTCCGCCGGTTATTTATTCTCCTTGTTATCACCCGTAGTAATTTCCATCTCCTTTTCATAAGCAACCTGTAACAACAGTAGCTCTTGTAATCGGTCTAAAGCTTCCATCCGGGCCATTTGCAGCGTTTTAATGCCATCCAATACCGAGGGCAGGTCGCCTGTGTTTTGTTCGTATGCCTGCAGCGATGTTTTATAAGCGTTTTGCAAGGCCGGGATAATATTTTGGCGGTAATTAGTTATTTGCTTTTTCTTGCTGGCCATATCGGTTTTTAAACCCGCCAGTTGCCCTTCGGCCTGGTTTAATATATCCAGTTTTTTTTGTTGTAGCTTGGCCACTTCGTAACGGATACCTTTAATGTTGGCTTTATAAGCCTTTGATGACCAGGGTACTATAGGTATAGTTACCGAACCCATTAATACATACTGATTAGCAGCGCCGCCATAACTGATCATGTGGCCTGCCTGCAAGCCAAAATCGGGTTTGCGGGTACTGTATTCCATTTTAGCATTCAGTTGCTGCAATTCAATACTGCGGCCAATGGCCCTGATATCGCTGCGCGATGCCGCCAGCGCCGAGGTATCGGTAAAGCTTAAATCGTAGTTGCTGATGATCACATTGGTATCTACCCTAAAGCGGGTTTGCTTATCCTGGTTCATCAGGGTATTCAGCATGATATTCTTTTGGTTGATGTCGTTGGTCATTTGCTCGCGCGTGTTATCCAACTGGTATAAATCAGCCTTAGCTTTATAGATATTGCTCAACTTCTCTTTACCGTAAGTTAGCCGGATGTTGGCATCCTTGAGCATGTACTCCAGTAAGTTTTGGGTGTATTGCAGTAATGCCAGTTTCTTCTCCAATACCACCCGCTCATAATAATATTGTTTAGCCTGGGCTATCATCTGGTTTTTGAGATAGTTCTGATCTTCTTCCGTAACTTTTGAAATGCCTTTCATGTAGTTTTCTTTGGCGCGGAGCTTGGCCGGGTTGGTAAACATTTGTTCGCCGGTTATCATAAAAGCACCCATATCCGGGTTAAGCTTATAGGGTGTTTGGTATTGGCCCGCGCTGATCTTGGGCGCGTCAAGGCTTTTGGCCCCGCTTGCATAAGCGTTTTCCGCACTCATTTTAGCCTTAAACATTTGCAGGGCCGGGTTGCTGCCAACACGAGCCAACACACTGTCTAAAGGCAGGTTTTGCGCCTTTGCTTTTGTTAGACCAAGCAGGCAAAGTATAATTAGGCTAATGTAAATTTGATTCTTTGTTTTCATGCTCTTATTCATTTACTTCCAATACTTCAAGCCTACCGTATTTTTTCAGTTCATATTCCTTAACCATCAGGAAGATTAAAGGGGTAACCAGTAAAATATGGGTGGACGATGTTAGCACGCCGCCAATCATGGGCAGTACAATAGGGAGCATCACATCGCTGCCGGTGCCGGTGGCCCAAAGTACAGGCACCAGGCCAAACAGGGCTACGCATACCGTCATCAGCTTAGGCCGTAAGCGTTTCACGGCGCCGTTCATTACGTACAAACGCAAATCTTCCCTGGTGATGGTATCGTTAGAATTCCCTTTCAGGGCAACCAACTGCTGCATGGCATCATTTAAGTAGATCACCATCACAATCCCCGTTTCAACTGCTATGCCGAATAAAGCTATAAAGCCAACCGCTACGGCTACCGATAAATGCACGCCGAAGAAGTATACCATATATGCGCCGCCAATTAAAGCGAACGGTATACTGATCAGGCTGAAAAACGCCTCGCGGATGGAGTGAAAAGCAAAATACAAACAGGCGAAAATAATGAGCAGCACAACGGGCAATATCATTTTCAGGGTATGCTCCGCACGGATCAGGTTTTCGTACTGGCCGCTCCACTCGATAAAATAGCCCTTCGGTAAGGTTTTTACCATGTTGTTGAGGCGGCTTTGCGCTTCCTGCACGGTCCCACCCAAATCCCTGTCGCGCACGTTGAATAAAACGGTGCCCCGGAGCAAGGCGTTTTCCGACTGGATCATGGCCGGGCCGTCGCTCACCTTAATATCCGCTACAGATGACAATGGGATAGGTCCATAACCCGGCGTTTGCACGAGGGTACGTTTAATTTCATCGAGGTTGCTGCGATAGTCTTGCGCCAGCCTCACATTTACACTGAAGCGTCTGCGGCCTTCAATAGTCCTGGTCAGGTTCATCCCGCCAAGGGCACTTTCAATTACCTCGTTTACATCGTCTACATTTAAACCGTAGCGGCCAATGGCATCTTTGTTAATCCGGATATCCAGGTATTTGCCGCCCGTTATCGGATCCACATACAAATCCTTTACGCCATCAATGCCTTGCAGGGCTTGCTTCATCTGGTTAGATAAAGCATATATCGTGTCGAGATTTTGCCCATACACCTTGAGGCCTACATCGGTACGAATGCCCGTTGACAGCATGTTGATGCGGTTAATAATGGGCTGTGTCCAGCCATTGACTACGCCGGGTATTTGTAGTTTGGCATTCAACTCGTTAATAATATCTTCTTTTTTTAAGCCTTTGCGCCATTCATTCGTCGGTTTTAAAAGAATGATGGTTTCTACCATGCTGATGGGGGAGTTATCGGTAGCGGTATTGGCACGGCCAGCCTTCCCTAACACATTCCTCACCTCGGGCACGCTTTTGATGATCCTGTCCTGAACTTGCAGCAGTTGCTTGGCTTCCGAATTTGATATATCCGGTAAGGTAACCGGCATAAATAGAATGGTGCCTTCATCCAGTGGGGGCATAAACTCGCTGCCGAGGCTCAACAATAGTGGCACACTGATCAGCAAAGCCACAATATTGATCCCGATAACCGTTTTTCGCCAGTTAACACACCAGGCCAGCACCGGGCGATACCAGCTCTCCAACGTCCGGTTAATGGGGTTATGGTCGTCGGTACGCAATTGGCCTTTTAAAAAGAACGAGATGAGCACCGGGGCGAGCGTTACGGCCAGTATGGCATCAATGGCCAGTATAAATGTTTTTGTCCAGGCCAGCGGACCGAACAATTTACCTTCCTGGCCTTCCAGAAGAAATACGGGCAGAAACGAAGCCACGATAATAAGTGTGGAAAAAAATACGCCGCGGCCCACCTGCTTGCAGGATGATTCAATAATTTTTATTCTTTCTGCGGTGGTCATGATACTTCTTTTTGTTGTGCGATGGATAAATTGCGGTGCGAGTTCTCAACCATCACAATCCCGTTGTCTACTATCACGCCGATAGCTAAAGCGATACCCGTTAACGACATGATATTGGAGCTGATGCCAAATGCGTTGAGCAGGATAAAACTGGTAGCAATGGTAATAGGGATTTGAATGATGATGCTCAGGGCACTGCGCCAACTGAACAGAAACAGGATAACGATAATGGAAACGGTAATCATCTCCTCAATAAGCGTATGCTTTACCGATTTAACCGCGTTCTCAATCAGTTCGCTCCGGTCATAAGCTATTTTAAAGCTTACACCGGCAGGCAGGCCTTTTTGGATGTCGTTCATTTTATCCTTTACGGCATGGATCACCTTGTCGGCATTTTCGCCGTAGCGCATCACTACAATACCGCCAACGGCTTCGCCCTCGCCATTCTGGTCGAATATGCCTAAGCGCTCGTCGCCACCCATTTGTACGGTGGCCACATCTTTTATTTTAACGGGCACGGTATTAATTACGCCAACTGGGATATTCTCCACATCAGTCAGGCTTTTGATATATCCCAGGCCGCGCACAATATAACCGGTGCCGTTCATCTCAAATTTGCGGCCGCCTACATCGTTATTATTGCTTTTAACGGCTTTAAGCACCTGCGACAAGGGAATGTTATAGTAGTTTAGCTTATGAGGGTCGATGGTAACCTGGTACTGTTTCTCAAAGCCGCCAAAGGAGGCTACCTCGCTCACACCGGCAACGGTTTGCAGGCCAAGTTTAACATACCAGTCTTGCAGGGCACGTTGTTCGCCAAGGTCAATGCCTTTGGCATCGAGCGTGTACCACAATATATGGCCCACGCCTGTACCATCGGGGCCCAATGTTGGCGTAATTCCTGCTGGCAGCAAGCGTTGCGCATAGTTTAAGCGTTCAAGCACCCGGCTGCGCGCCCAGTATACATCTGCCTTATCATCAAATACAATATATACAAAGCTCATTCCGAACATGGATGTAGCCCTGATTGATCGTACTTTGGGGATACCTTGCAAGTTACTTACCAAAGGATAAGTTACCTGGTCTTCCATAATTTGAGGGCTGCGGCCTTCCCATTCTGTAAATACGATCACCTGGTTATCGGATAGGTCGGGGATGGCGTCGATGGGGTTTTCTTTCACCGCGTAAACTCCCCAGGCAAAAAGGCTCAGGGCGATGAGCAAAACGATGTACCTGTTTTTTAACGACAGGGTAATAAGTTGATTAATCATCTCGGTTTTAATAAACCCGGAGCGTATTGCTCCGGGTATTTTAATCAATTGCAGATGCTGTTAGTGGGATAGCAGGATGATGTCATGGTATTTACGACAGCAGAGAAACCTAATGATTTTCCTGCTTCATGCATCTCACTTCTTGCTTCTCCCTAACTACATCACCATTTTTTCAGCTTTCTTTTTGGTAGCTTCCTTTTTAACCAGGGTCATGCCGCATTTAGGGCATTTACCAGGTTCATCGCTAAGCACTTCGGGGTGCATAGTGCAAGTATATTGCACCTTGGCAGGTTTCACTTTTTTACTTTTGGTAGTGTCTGACACCGTAGTAGGATTAGTAGTTGCAAAAACACTCGCAACCGAAAACAGGATGGCTGTTGCCATCAGCATTACTTTTTTCATGATTTTTTTTAATTAAAAATTGATTAATGGCATTATGCTGTCGTAAGCACAATACATGGGTTATTAAACTAAGATGATTGATTTTAAGTTGAAATAATAGCCATTTTCACAGACCGTGAAAGCTATAAAGGAGAGTGCAGAATCAGATTCTGTAAGTACAGTTAAGGGTATAAATAGGAATATCGGGCAGGGGAGGAGGCGCATTGCCCCGATATTGGATAGTTAATGCCCTTTCGTTAAACGCAATGGGTTCCCACTGCGGAAAAGATGGCAAAATGGCGTGTAAAACCGGGCTTAATGTAAAATGCTCCGAACTAACGTAGCTATCTTTAAGCTTAAAATTCTGTTTTTCGTTTTTGCAGCAGCTTTCCTTTTTAGGGGCTTCCTTTTCGGTGTTATCCGTAGCCCCATAAATCAGCGTAACCGCGGCCAGTTTACCGCAGCAATAAAAACGGTTTACCCCGATACCCACGCAGGATATAAGATAGACGGCCGTTAGTATGATGAGCGATATGCGTTTCACGATGTAAAGTTAACTATTTTGTAATTAATAAACTAAACTTTAACTTTTAATAAGCTTGCATTAATAGCCACAACCACGGTACTCACTGTCATTAATACAGCACCCGCCGCCGGGCTCAGTAAAATTCCCTGGTGATACAATACGCCTGCTGCTAAAGGCAGGGCGATGACGTTGTAGCCGGTTGCCCAGGCCAGGTTCTGGATCATTTTTTTGTAGGTAGCCTTGCCAAAAAGGATAAGGTTAACAATATCTTTAGGGTTGCTGTTTACCAGCACTATCCCCGCGGTTTCTGCGGCAATGTCACTTCCAGATCCCACAGCAATTCCAATATCGGCCTGCGCCAGTGCGGGCGCGTCGTTTACACCGTCTCCGGTCATGGCAACAAATTCACCATGGGCTTGTAACTCTTTAATTTTTTCCAGCTTTTGGTGCGGTAGCACTTCGGCAATAAAGCTTTCCATACCTAAAGTTTTGCTTACACTTTCTGCAACCTTGGCATTGTCGCCGGTAAGGAGTATAGACTTGATGTGATTTTCGCTTAAAGTTTGAATGGCACCTGCCGACTCCGGCCTGATTTGGTCTGACAGGGCGATGTATCCTGCCAGTTGATTGTCAATAATTACAAAAACGACGGTTTCCGTTTCATCTGATTGATAACTATCGGGCACATTTAAATTGTTCTCTTTTAAATAACCGGGGCTCACCACCCTTACTTCTTTACCCTCAACGGTTGCCTCAACTCCTTGTCCAGTAAGCGCCTTGAAATTTTCGGCCGTTGGAATCGCTATATTTAACTCCTTAACTTTTTGAAGGATGCCCGTCGCGATGGGATGTTCCGATTTTTGTTCCAGGGCCGATGATATTCGAAGAATTTCTTTATCGTCGACATCGCTGTGCAGCGATATTATTTTTGAAACTTCAAATTTACCAATGGTAAGGGTGCCTGTTTTATCAAAAACTACTGTGGTTATCTTTCTTGAGTTTTCAAACGCTGTTCTGTTTTTAATAAGCAAACCATGTTTGGCAGATAAGGCGGTTGACTTTGCCACCACCAACGGTACGGCCAGGCCAAGGGCATGCGGACAACAAATTACAATAACGGTTACCATCCGCTCCATCGCGAAAGCAAAAGTTTGGCCAGTTAAATACCAGTATAAAAAAGTGGCAATACCGGTTAGCAAAGCAATTATGGTTAGCCATTTGGCAGCTCTGTCGGCTAAAAGTTGGGTTTGCGATTTTGACTTTTGAGCATCATCAACTAATTTAACCACCTGCGAGAGATAGGAATCCTTGGCCGAATGGCTGACCTTGACATTAAAAGATCCGTTGCCGTTGATGGAGCCTGCAATTACTTTATCGCCTTTTGTCTTTTTTACCGGCGTGGATTCGCCTGTAAGCATACTCTCGTTTAAATAGCTTTCGCCATCCACAATAACTCCATCAGCAGCCACCTTTTCACCGGGCTTGGTTAAAATAACGTCATCAACTTTTAAGGTATCCGTTTTTACATCGTGTGTAACATTGTTAGTTACTAAATGAGCATCCGATGGCATCAACTGTACCAGCAAATCCAATTCCTTCGATGCTCCCGCAACCGACTTCATCTCTATCCAGTGCCCCAAAAGCATAATGAGGATCAATGTATCCAGTTCCCAGAAGAAATCCATTCCTTGCAATCCGAAAACAATTGCAGCGCTATAAGCATATGCTACCGTGATGGCAAAGCCAATCAGGAACATCATCCCCGGATTTTTAGCTTTGATCTCATCCAGCCAGCCTGTTAGAAACGGCCAACCGCCGTAAACAAAAACAACCGAGGATAGGGCAAATAAAATATAGGATGAACCGGTAAATTGCCAGCTTACACCCATGAAATGCTGTATCATGGGGGATAGTAGCATAATTGGAACGGTAAGCGCCAGTACTACATAAAATCGTTTCTTAAAATCAGCAATCATCATGGCATGATGATTATGCCCGCCCATGTCCATTTTGGAACTATGGCCGTGCATCATTGCGCCGTGATCCATACCGGTGGGCGGGTTGTGCCCGGTATGCTGATGGGGAGTTGATGGCGCGTTGCTCATAGTTATTTTACACTTTTTTTATCGGTTTGTTTTTAGCTAAAGATGTTTTTCTTTTCGTCGATCCAATCATTTAATCAGGCAAAGCCAATATTCACGCCAACAATGTATTAACATTCTTGAGCCTGATAATCAAATATGATCATTATCAATGGCCGACAGAATGATCATGATCACTTTCTGAGCTGACAACGGTTGGGATAAACTAAATAGCCGGAAGAAGTACAGCGGCAATTGGGGAGTTATTTTAATTTCCGGACAGGAGCAAACAGGGGTTTAATTTAATGACGAATTAATAAACCCGGAAACTAAAAGTGTAAATTTGAAGATGAATGTTTTTGTGACGAGGTTACTTCCGGCTGAAGGATTAACTATACTACAAGCCGCAGGGTGTAACGTTAGGCAGCATGAGGAAAAGCGCGAACTTTCAAAACAGGAGCTGATTGATATATGCCAGCATCAGGATGTTTTACTGAGCACCGGGCCAATTAAGCTTGATGCCGATTTTTTTAAAAATTGCAGCCATCTTAAAGGGGTAGCTTTAATGAGCGTTGGATATGATAACGTGGATATGGCAGCTGCCACGCATTATGGTATCCCGGTTAGCAATACGCCCGATGTATTGAGCCGCGCCACTGCCGATACCGCTTTTTTGTTAATACTGGCGGTATCGAGAAATGCTTTTTTTATGAGCCGGAGCATAGCTAAAGGGGATTGGGTTTTTTACGACCCGACGGCCAATCTCGGCATAGAACTTTATGGCAAAACCATAGGCATTTTTGGTATGGGTAGGATAGGAGCAGAACTGGCCGCCAAGTGCAAGGCCGTATACCAAATGAATGTTATTTACCATAACCGCAAGCCCAATGTACACCTGGAAAGTGAACTTGGGGCCAGGTATGTATCTTTTAATGAGCTTTTAAAACAGAGTGATGTTTTATCCGTTCACGCCAATTTATCAACGGAAACCGAGGGCCTGTTTAACCACGCTGTATTTAAAAAGATGAAGCCATCGGCCATATTTATCAATACAGCCAGAGGAGGCATTCATAACGAAGCAGATTTAACCGAAGCCTTGAAAAACAACGTGATATGGGGTGCAGGCCTGGATGTTACCCAGCCAGAACCTATGCAAAGTAATAATGCTTTATTGAGCATGCCACGTGTTTGTGTTTTACCGCACATTGGTTCTGCAACCGTAGAAACGAGGGGCAAGATGGCTGTTATGGCAGCAGAAAACGCAATTGCGGCATTACAAAACCGCCGAATGCCCCAGGTGCTCAACCCAATTATATACAAACAGTAGTGATCGTGATTAAGCTAAGCCGGTTATTTCGCGATAAATTAGAAGGTTAATCTATTGAATAACCTTTACCGGTTTTTTATGTTCGTCGATAGCCACAAAAGTAAAGTCGCCATGTACAGCTAAATCACGCCCTTCGGCATACATTTGCTCCACGTATATTTCTACGCCTACTTTTAAACTGGTATTGCCTACGTGGATAACCCGGCCAACCAACTCAACAATAGTACCCGCCGGAATTGATTTTTTAAAATCTATCCTGTTACTGCTTACTGTAACCATAATCTGCCTGCTAAAGCGTGTTGCCGCTATAAAAGCTACTTCATCCATCATTTGCATGGCCACGCCGCCAAACAGTGTATCATAATGGTTGGTGGTATTAGGAAATACCGTTTTAAAAATCCTCGTTTCCGACTGGTCAATTCTTTCTTCTAAAGTCATTGTTTTTTAGTTGGTGCAAGTATAACACGCATTTTCCGTTTTATAGCTACCTAATTAATTGCAACGTTATATTATAGGGCCTATTTGTAGCTTTCAGGGTAACGGGGCAGCTCCCAAACCAGGAAATGGGATTTTAGTGCGTTGTTTCAAGTGAATCGATACGGTTTACTGATCTGCCAGTAAAATAATCGAGAGTCTGAAGATTATGAAAAGTAGTGTCATCTGTCGATCTAAAGAACATTTACGCACAATAGCAATCAGATCACGGCAGAATTAATTGCCATTAACGTACATGTATTTAAAATTATAGATGATCTCAATGAAATTTTTAGTAAAATCCTGGCCTATGTTGCCGTAGAATTTTTCATTAGGGACTATTTTTTGCTGGAGCACATCAACGCCATTCATAGTTACGGTTTTGTTACCCAGTGTAAGGTTTATTTGGGGTAGAACGTATACTTCCTTTTTTTGTGAACCACCTGCTCCGAAAAAACCGACCGTTTTCTTTTTGGCAGATTTTATAATGTCCGTTTTATATTTGTTGAAATAAGACACATAAAACAATGACGAGCTGGCACCGGTATCAAAGTGAAAGGCAAGCGTATCATTGCCTTTTTTCAAGGCGACGATCGGATCGAGGCCATCCAGCGCAAAATTATGCAGGTTGCCTTTTGTGGGTATTAGCGGAATCGTCATTTTGCCATTATTATAAATATGCACTTCACCAAATTGCTCAATCACCGGGTAACCAATGATTATGTTTAACTGAAATTTGGCTGCTGAAATATACAATACCGAGTCCGGCATTATTTCAAACACTACATTCTTTATCAGTATACCGCCAATGTCAATACTGTCGGCAACGCCCTCAGTGGTTTTAAACTTTAATCCGGTTTCACCGCTGCTTTCATCGAAAGAAACATTCAACATATGCAGGCCTAACTTTTTAGCGTAGGTTTTCGTTATCGCTGATATATTGGCCCGGGTATCAAATACGGCATTATAAACAATGGAGGAACATTTTACAGGGATCTCGATCAGACCAAGTTTATTGTGCGACCATGATAACAAGGTGTTTCTTTTAATGATGGATTGCTGGCGGGGAGTATCTTTTAGCGCATTCCGAATTAAAATCTGCTTTTTAAGATCCTCAATAACATCTTTAGATAAAGATTTTGAATACAGTTTTAGTGTAGTGCTATCTGTTTGCGCCGCTTTAGCGTACTGATAGGTTTTGAAATAGCTATCACTTTGTAAACGCCTCATATTGACCTTAACAGAATCTGGGAGCTGATCGGAGAAGTTTATTAAAAGGCGGTTCACATCATTAATACAATCGATATTACGGTTAAATACATTATCGATAATTGATGAGTAATACAAATTCTTCTCCTCATCCAGACTATCTTTATATAATTTTGTCTGGGCTTCCAATTTAAAGTACTCTTTGTTATCCAGCAAGTTTTGAAGCTTTTTGGCAGCAGCAGCGCTTAGTGAAGGTTTATGATTATAGGCAGCTAATGTTACCAGTAACAATAAAATTGATAAAGTAGCTTTCATATATTCTATTTAAAAATTTGAATATTGTTGTAAAATGCCGGTGCGAGAAAAAGTTTAAATGTTAAAGTGCATTTTATTTAAACCATTCTGAATATTTTGTTTCTTCAGGCACATCGGTAGGGCTTGCAAATTCCAACCGGTAACCATCGGGATCTTTCAATCCTACTACCCACAGGCCATTACCCACAAATGGATCGGATATGGTCAGGCCTTTTACGCTGAACTCGCGATACAGCGCCAGTGCGTCTGCGCATTGGTAAGCGATGGTTACGCCGCCTCCCAGTGACCCTGATTGCTCCGTATTTGGTTTGCGTGGTTCTTGCAGCATAACTGCTACTGTGTCTCGCTCAAGCCAGCACCATTCTATCTTTCCCCTCGGTGTCCATTGATTGATGAGTTTAAATCCAAGTCCCTCTTTGTAAAATAGCAGGGATGCTTCCATATTGGCCACC
Proteins encoded in this window:
- a CDS encoding HlyD family efflux transporter periplasmic adaptor subunit, producing the protein MKTIRILLTALLLSTILISSCSDQHKKPAVVQAQSEIKYTCPMHPQIAEDHPGSCPICGMTLVKKTGQASEGSGISLNTVLQPVNSSVISTIAAILPEQKEVSTEIKADGYLDFDTRTFNNIASHFSGRIEKLYLKYAFQEIRQGQRIFEIYSPDMVTAQQDLIYVTTHSPQETGLINSARQKLYLLGITDAQLKHIIKTGKPFYSLPVYSPYSGHIHDAPHSQMAGPAEAKPASDYANNLPLSIKEGMYVEKGQVLFNVVNPHRLWAVIKVDQSAVAGLKLNQQVKITLPDVPGKTLYGKVNFIDPFLKSGEKTVAIRVYLDNMDHQLMVNSLVKAQIKTGTAKGLWIPRSALLNLGRTQVVWLKNGPLYQAHQVNAGRITDTAIQITGGLSATDSLASNAQYLTDSESFIKTQKP
- a CDS encoding TolC family protein, whose amino-acid sequence is MKTKNQIYISLIILCLLGLTKAKAQNLPLDSVLARVGSNPALQMFKAKMSAENAYASGAKSLDAPKISAGQYQTPYKLNPDMGAFMITGEQMFTNPAKLRAKENYMKGISKVTEEDQNYLKNQMIAQAKQYYYERVVLEKKLALLQYTQNLLEYMLKDANIRLTYGKEKLSNIYKAKADLYQLDNTREQMTNDINQKNIMLNTLMNQDKQTRFRVDTNVIISNYDLSFTDTSALAASRSDIRAIGRSIELQQLNAKMEYSTRKPDFGLQAGHMISYGGAANQYVLMGSVTIPIVPWSSKAYKANIKGIRYEVAKLQQKKLDILNQAEGQLAGLKTDMASKKKQITNYRQNIIPALQNAYKTSLQAYEQNTGDLPSVLDGIKTLQMARMEALDRLQELLLLQVAYEKEMEITTGDNKENK
- a CDS encoding efflux RND transporter permease subunit, which translates into the protein MTTAERIKIIESSCKQVGRGVFFSTLIIVASFLPVFLLEGQEGKLFGPLAWTKTFILAIDAILAVTLAPVLISFFLKGQLRTDDHNPINRTLESWYRPVLAWCVNWRKTVIGINIVALLISVPLLLSLGSEFMPPLDEGTILFMPVTLPDISNSEAKQLLQVQDRIIKSVPEVRNVLGKAGRANTATDNSPISMVETIILLKPTNEWRKGLKKEDIINELNAKLQIPGVVNGWTQPIINRINMLSTGIRTDVGLKVYGQNLDTIYALSNQMKQALQGIDGVKDLYVDPITGGKYLDIRINKDAIGRYGLNVDDVNEVIESALGGMNLTRTIEGRRRFSVNVRLAQDYRSNLDEIKRTLVQTPGYGPIPLSSVADIKVSDGPAMIQSENALLRGTVLFNVRDRDLGGTVQEAQSRLNNMVKTLPKGYFIEWSGQYENLIRAEHTLKMILPVVLLIIFACLYFAFHSIREAFFSLISIPFALIGGAYMVYFFGVHLSVAVAVGFIALFGIAVETGIVMVIYLNDAMQQLVALKGNSNDTITREDLRLYVMNGAVKRLRPKLMTVCVALFGLVPVLWATGTGSDVMLPIVLPMIGGVLTSSTHILLVTPLIFLMVKEYELKKYGRLEVLEVNE
- a CDS encoding efflux RND transporter permease subunit, which codes for MINQLITLSLKNRYIVLLIALSLFAWGVYAVKENPIDAIPDLSDNQVIVFTEWEGRSPQIMEDQVTYPLVSNLQGIPKVRSIRATSMFGMSFVYIVFDDKADVYWARSRVLERLNYAQRLLPAGITPTLGPDGTGVGHILWYTLDAKGIDLGEQRALQDWYVKLGLQTVAGVSEVASFGGFEKQYQVTIDPHKLNYYNIPLSQVLKAVKSNNNDVGGRKFEMNGTGYIVRGLGYIKSLTDVENIPVGVINTVPVKIKDVATVQMGGDERLGIFDQNGEGEAVGGIVVMRYGENADKVIHAVKDKMNDIQKGLPAGVSFKIAYDRSELIENAVKSVKHTLIEEMITVSIIVILFLFSWRSALSIIIQIPITIATSFILLNAFGISSNIMSLTGIALAIGVIVDNGIVMVENSHRNLSIAQQKEVS
- a CDS encoding HYC_CC_PP family protein, which encodes MKRISLIILTAVYLISCVGIGVNRFYCCGKLAAVTLIYGATDNTEKEAPKKESCCKNEKQNFKLKDSYVSSEHFTLSPVLHAILPSFPQWEPIAFNERALTIQYRGNAPPPLPDIPIYTLNCTYRI
- a CDS encoding heavy metal-binding domain-containing protein; the encoded protein is MKKVMLMATAILFSVASVFATTNPTTVSDTTKSKKVKPAKVQYTCTMHPEVLSDEPGKCPKCGMTLVKKEATKKKAEKMVM